The Eriocheir sinensis breed Jianghai 21 chromosome 21, ASM2467909v1, whole genome shotgun sequence genome includes a region encoding these proteins:
- the LOC127001611 gene encoding uncharacterized protein LOC127001611 isoform X1 — protein sequence MGSEGPRRALLLGLVEVRQPLDQLDEDGQTRMFALCHTASIAGHVDDTDWLGWHERGLMGVEVALDQDHLQVTSNEVLVSRHSLAEVSAIAALQDTEGHLVVVGQCQVKGHPLAVVLDMMSREDARRLEEEVGLRLSRRLLRPSVHSSASQDTLCTETVPSAPPLTEMDPSTSLPDTCDKSALKHNNQATVHASASSGPTRTQPPSSVFQPSPCSSNVSNQPSLSSKKISAGKRRLKLPAANMPATGTLLATPLRRTFHPSVSRVAHASLSALTVSKPLVSDAPVSTLPVATPLVSIPPFSTRLLSTRPQSTPSAPAPSVSNPSLFPRSVSIHQVSNSQVSTPLVSSSQVSTPLVSSSQVSTPLVSSSQVSTPLVSSSQVHQSPMSTRPLIKPALPTKPASTSTVSSRPVPPSRIFTPLVATLPVSTTSASNPTVSTSSVSTPQFPTRLLSLSRVVTPSVLASTESNKTAPPTPLCIPSVSTRPAFTRPLSKPIVATRPVSFPKISSPVSTRPVSIAVASNTAESNTAASNTAASNTAASNTAVSDTPDSITSVSTTAVSATPVSTTAESTLPVSDQSASPVMVSRSPMLTLPETTVSASTLPTSSPAVSTLAADPELRRRHSVVSSSSQEDDNSSGKVELILGTLNVDESEYLFIPGMKHTQEQDSSSSLEHELSVLLENEHQYLDILQRIKDARSAVKSELQNLLRRNERLADFHKDLFRDLHQEFPSCSGVARVFLSRKEDLEQYRYYLMNAPLVLRQLGQQTEEVTRQHPTLEADLKSTWKRLHYYFMTFDKLSKTVSAEEQPLVQELVDLLRDMNRQGDSAILIDGVSEAPFSLHTLGSLLLHGLFTIKDSTGVLKPKAKHHVLLFEEMMVITLPKKEKYQYRDHLPIRQLNLRQANGDETTFALDFVQGGNKKNRRFTFKSRQQESRDAWVNELARLHLEYAKEVKRLSKLRYGWQ from the exons GTTAGCCGGCACAGCCTGGCGGAGGTGAGCGCCATCGCGGCGTTGCAGGACACTGAGGGCCACCTGGTGGTCGTCGGCCAGTGTCAGGTGAAGGGGCATCCCCTCGCCGTAGTTCTCGACATGATGTCCCGAGAGGACGCTCGCCGGTTGGAGGAGGAAGTTGGACTAAG ACTGTCTCGACGACTGCTACGTCCTTCTGTGCATTCCTCTGCATCACAAGACACATTATGCACGGAGACGGTGCCCAGTGCCCCGCCCTTGACGGAGATGGATCCTTCCACCAGCCTCCCTGACACATGCGACAAGAGTGCCTTGAAGCACAACAACCAGGCGACTGTACACGCCTCTGCCTCGTCAGGACCGACGAGGACACAGCCACCCAGCTCGGTGTTCCAGCCCTCGCCCTGCTCCAGCAACGTGTCTAAtcaaccttccctctcctctaagAAAATTTCAGCTGGCAAACGCCGGTTAAAACTTCCTGCGGCCAATATGCCAGCCACAGGCACACTCTTGGCCACCCCGCTGCGTAGGACCTTCCACCCATCAGTCTCGCGCGTGGCTCATGCTTCATTATCCGCCCTTACAGTGTCCAAGCCGTTAGTATCCGATGCTCCAGTGTCCACCCTCCCAGTAGCTACTCCTCTGGTATCCATTCCACCATTCTCCACTCGGCTATTGTCCACTCGACCCCAGTCCACCCCTTCAGCACCCGCTCCTTCGGTGTCTAACCCATCTCTGTTCCCTCGCTCAGTCTCCATTCACCAAGTATCCAATTCGCAAGTGTCCACCCCTCTAGTGTCCAGCTCGCAAGTGTCCACCCCTCTAGTGTCCAGCTCGCAAGTGTCCACCCCTCTAGTGTCCAGCTCGCAAGTCTCCACCCCTCTAGTGTCCAGCTCGCAAGTCCACCAATCGCCAATGTCCACCCGACCTCTGATCAAGCCGGCGCTGCCCACCAAACCCGCTTCCACTTCGACGGTGTCCTCCCGTCCAGTGCCACCCTCGAGGATCTTCACCCCGCTGGTGGCCACTTTACCCGTGTCTACCACGTCGGCGTCCAACCCAACGGTGTCCACTTCATCGGTGTCTACCCCTCAATTCCCAACCCGACTCCTGTCTCTCTCAAGGGTAGTCACCCCCTCGGTGCTCGCCTCGACAGAATCCAACAAGACGGCTCCCCCCACCCCACTCTGCATTCCATCGGTGTCCACACGACCAGCATTTACAAGACCACTGTCCAAGCCAATAGTAGCCACCCGACCAGTGTCCTTCCCTAAGATATCCTCTCCGGTGTCCACCAGGCCGGTGTCCATCGCGGTAGCGTCTAACACAGCAGAGTCTAACACAGCAGCGTCCAACACAGCAGCGTCCAACACAGCAGCGTCCAATACAGCAGTGTCCGACACTCCTGATTCCATAACATCGGTGTCCACCACTGCGGTGTCCGCCACTCCGGTGTCCACCACTGCGGAGTCCACCCTGCCAGTATCTGACCAATCCGCATCCCCCGTAATGGTGTCCAGATCGCCGATGCTCACCCTACCTGAGACCACCGTGTCGGCGTCCACCTTGCCAACTTCATCGCCAGCCGTCTCTACATTAGCCGCGGACCCCGAGCTCCGTCGTCGGCACTCAGTAGTATCTTCGAGCAGCCAAGAGGATGATAACTCGAGTGGGAAAGTAGAGCTCATCCTCGGGACACTGAATGTGGACGAGTCTGAATACTTGTTCATACCGGGCATGAAACATACACAGGAACaagactcttcctcttccttggagCACGAATTATCTGTCTTGTTAGAGAACGAACACCAATATCTGGACATCCTTCAGAGAATTAAGGACGCAAGAAGTGCTGTAAAATCTGAGTTACAAAATCTTCTCCGTCGAAATGAAAGATTGGCTGATTTTCACAAAGACCTTTTCCGAGATCTGCACCAAGAGTTTCCTTCCTGTTCAGGTGTCGCACGGGTGTTCCTCTCTCGCAAGGAGGATTTGGAACAGTATCGCTACTACCTCATGAATGCCCCGCTGGTCCTCCGCCAGCTGGGGCAGCAGACGGAGGAAGTTACACGCCAGCACCCCACGTTAGAGGCAGACCTTAAGTCGACCTGGAAAAGACTTCACTATTACTTTATGACTTTCGATAAGCTGTCAAAGACCGTGTCTGCTGAGGAGCAGCCGTTGGTGCAGGAGTTAGTGGACCTGCTGCGGGACATGAACCGCCAGGGGGACTCAGCGATCTTGATTGACGGCGTCAGCGAAGCACCGTTTAGCTTACACACCTTGGGCTCGCTTCTTCTCCATGGCCTCTTCACCATTAAGGACTCTACTGGCGTTCTCAAACCGAAAGCAAAGCATCATGTGTTGCTTTTTGAAGAGATGATGGTGATAACTTTACCCAAAAAGGAGAAATACCAGTACAGAGATCACCTTCCCATCCGGCAGTTAAATCTCCGGCAGGCAAACGGTGACGAGACAACATTCGCTTTGGACTTCGTGCAGGGCGGCAACAAGAAAAACAGGAGGTTCACGTTCAAATCTCGCCAGCAAGAGTCCAGGGATGCGTGGGTGAACGAGCTCGCACGGCTTCATTTGGAGTACGCCAAGGAAGTGAAGCGCCTCAGTAAGCTGCGCTACGGGTGGCAGTGA
- the LOC127001611 gene encoding uncharacterized protein LOC127001611 isoform X2, translating to MGKQGCSPCATRPQSQATWMTRTGWAGTSGASWAWRWRWTRITCKSPATRSCRHSLAEVSAIAALQDTEGHLVVVGQCQVKGHPLAVVLDMMSREDARRLEEEVGLRLSRRLLRPSVHSSASQDTLCTETVPSAPPLTEMDPSTSLPDTCDKSALKHNNQATVHASASSGPTRTQPPSSVFQPSPCSSNVSNQPSLSSKKISAGKRRLKLPAANMPATGTLLATPLRRTFHPSVSRVAHASLSALTVSKPLVSDAPVSTLPVATPLVSIPPFSTRLLSTRPQSTPSAPAPSVSNPSLFPRSVSIHQVSNSQVSTPLVSSSQVSTPLVSSSQVSTPLVSSSQVSTPLVSSSQVHQSPMSTRPLIKPALPTKPASTSTVSSRPVPPSRIFTPLVATLPVSTTSASNPTVSTSSVSTPQFPTRLLSLSRVVTPSVLASTESNKTAPPTPLCIPSVSTRPAFTRPLSKPIVATRPVSFPKISSPVSTRPVSIAVASNTAESNTAASNTAASNTAASNTAVSDTPDSITSVSTTAVSATPVSTTAESTLPVSDQSASPVMVSRSPMLTLPETTVSASTLPTSSPAVSTLAADPELRRRHSVVSSSSQEDDNSSGKVELILGTLNVDESEYLFIPGMKHTQEQDSSSSLEHELSVLLENEHQYLDILQRIKDARSAVKSELQNLLRRNERLADFHKDLFRDLHQEFPSCSGVARVFLSRKEDLEQYRYYLMNAPLVLRQLGQQTEEVTRQHPTLEADLKSTWKRLHYYFMTFDKLSKTVSAEEQPLVQELVDLLRDMNRQGDSAILIDGVSEAPFSLHTLGSLLLHGLFTIKDSTGVLKPKAKHHVLLFEEMMVITLPKKEKYQYRDHLPIRQLNLRQANGDETTFALDFVQGGNKKNRRFTFKSRQQESRDAWVNELARLHLEYAKEVKRLSKLRYGWQ from the exons CCGGCACAGCCTGGCGGAGGTGAGCGCCATCGCGGCGTTGCAGGACACTGAGGGCCACCTGGTGGTCGTCGGCCAGTGTCAGGTGAAGGGGCATCCCCTCGCCGTAGTTCTCGACATGATGTCCCGAGAGGACGCTCGCCGGTTGGAGGAGGAAGTTGGACTAAG ACTGTCTCGACGACTGCTACGTCCTTCTGTGCATTCCTCTGCATCACAAGACACATTATGCACGGAGACGGTGCCCAGTGCCCCGCCCTTGACGGAGATGGATCCTTCCACCAGCCTCCCTGACACATGCGACAAGAGTGCCTTGAAGCACAACAACCAGGCGACTGTACACGCCTCTGCCTCGTCAGGACCGACGAGGACACAGCCACCCAGCTCGGTGTTCCAGCCCTCGCCCTGCTCCAGCAACGTGTCTAAtcaaccttccctctcctctaagAAAATTTCAGCTGGCAAACGCCGGTTAAAACTTCCTGCGGCCAATATGCCAGCCACAGGCACACTCTTGGCCACCCCGCTGCGTAGGACCTTCCACCCATCAGTCTCGCGCGTGGCTCATGCTTCATTATCCGCCCTTACAGTGTCCAAGCCGTTAGTATCCGATGCTCCAGTGTCCACCCTCCCAGTAGCTACTCCTCTGGTATCCATTCCACCATTCTCCACTCGGCTATTGTCCACTCGACCCCAGTCCACCCCTTCAGCACCCGCTCCTTCGGTGTCTAACCCATCTCTGTTCCCTCGCTCAGTCTCCATTCACCAAGTATCCAATTCGCAAGTGTCCACCCCTCTAGTGTCCAGCTCGCAAGTGTCCACCCCTCTAGTGTCCAGCTCGCAAGTGTCCACCCCTCTAGTGTCCAGCTCGCAAGTCTCCACCCCTCTAGTGTCCAGCTCGCAAGTCCACCAATCGCCAATGTCCACCCGACCTCTGATCAAGCCGGCGCTGCCCACCAAACCCGCTTCCACTTCGACGGTGTCCTCCCGTCCAGTGCCACCCTCGAGGATCTTCACCCCGCTGGTGGCCACTTTACCCGTGTCTACCACGTCGGCGTCCAACCCAACGGTGTCCACTTCATCGGTGTCTACCCCTCAATTCCCAACCCGACTCCTGTCTCTCTCAAGGGTAGTCACCCCCTCGGTGCTCGCCTCGACAGAATCCAACAAGACGGCTCCCCCCACCCCACTCTGCATTCCATCGGTGTCCACACGACCAGCATTTACAAGACCACTGTCCAAGCCAATAGTAGCCACCCGACCAGTGTCCTTCCCTAAGATATCCTCTCCGGTGTCCACCAGGCCGGTGTCCATCGCGGTAGCGTCTAACACAGCAGAGTCTAACACAGCAGCGTCCAACACAGCAGCGTCCAACACAGCAGCGTCCAATACAGCAGTGTCCGACACTCCTGATTCCATAACATCGGTGTCCACCACTGCGGTGTCCGCCACTCCGGTGTCCACCACTGCGGAGTCCACCCTGCCAGTATCTGACCAATCCGCATCCCCCGTAATGGTGTCCAGATCGCCGATGCTCACCCTACCTGAGACCACCGTGTCGGCGTCCACCTTGCCAACTTCATCGCCAGCCGTCTCTACATTAGCCGCGGACCCCGAGCTCCGTCGTCGGCACTCAGTAGTATCTTCGAGCAGCCAAGAGGATGATAACTCGAGTGGGAAAGTAGAGCTCATCCTCGGGACACTGAATGTGGACGAGTCTGAATACTTGTTCATACCGGGCATGAAACATACACAGGAACaagactcttcctcttccttggagCACGAATTATCTGTCTTGTTAGAGAACGAACACCAATATCTGGACATCCTTCAGAGAATTAAGGACGCAAGAAGTGCTGTAAAATCTGAGTTACAAAATCTTCTCCGTCGAAATGAAAGATTGGCTGATTTTCACAAAGACCTTTTCCGAGATCTGCACCAAGAGTTTCCTTCCTGTTCAGGTGTCGCACGGGTGTTCCTCTCTCGCAAGGAGGATTTGGAACAGTATCGCTACTACCTCATGAATGCCCCGCTGGTCCTCCGCCAGCTGGGGCAGCAGACGGAGGAAGTTACACGCCAGCACCCCACGTTAGAGGCAGACCTTAAGTCGACCTGGAAAAGACTTCACTATTACTTTATGACTTTCGATAAGCTGTCAAAGACCGTGTCTGCTGAGGAGCAGCCGTTGGTGCAGGAGTTAGTGGACCTGCTGCGGGACATGAACCGCCAGGGGGACTCAGCGATCTTGATTGACGGCGTCAGCGAAGCACCGTTTAGCTTACACACCTTGGGCTCGCTTCTTCTCCATGGCCTCTTCACCATTAAGGACTCTACTGGCGTTCTCAAACCGAAAGCAAAGCATCATGTGTTGCTTTTTGAAGAGATGATGGTGATAACTTTACCCAAAAAGGAGAAATACCAGTACAGAGATCACCTTCCCATCCGGCAGTTAAATCTCCGGCAGGCAAACGGTGACGAGACAACATTCGCTTTGGACTTCGTGCAGGGCGGCAACAAGAAAAACAGGAGGTTCACGTTCAAATCTCGCCAGCAAGAGTCCAGGGATGCGTGGGTGAACGAGCTCGCACGGCTTCATTTGGAGTACGCCAAGGAAGTGAAGCGCCTCAGTAAGCTGCGCTACGGGTGGCAGTGA